The following coding sequences lie in one Coxiella endosymbiont of Amblyomma americanum genomic window:
- a CDS encoding adenylosuccinate synthase has product MNIVILGTQWGDEGKGKIVDMLTEKVSAVIRFQGGHNAGHTLTIDGKKTVLRLIPSGILRKNVLCLIGNGVVLSLPALVEEIKELEDRGISVKNQLKISTYCHLLLPYHVTLDKAREHALGNKAIGTTCRGIGPAYEDKIARRGIRAIDLLYPDSLLEKIKKTTDYYNFQLQYYEKKPLNYIMIYKQLIKIRKKIKYLIGNVTALLFKLHQEKKHIIFEGAQGTLLDVDFGTYPYVTSSNTTAGAAATGSGFGPLYFDLILGITKSYVTRVGSGPFPTELKNADGIKMAKRGNEFGAVTGRPRRCGWFDVIIVRQSIQVNSLTCIVLTKLDVLDEFETIRLCIGYRFHGEILYEAILDQSLLEKCEPIYEEMSGWKTSTYGLTDYAKMPKEARNYVTRIESLLGIPVVMISTGPERKHTIVRKKIL; this is encoded by the coding sequence ATGAACATAGTTATTTTAGGAACTCAATGGGGGGATGAAGGAAAAGGTAAGATTGTTGACATGCTTACAGAAAAAGTTTCAGCAGTTATTCGTTTTCAGGGAGGTCATAATGCCGGTCACACTTTAACTATTGACGGTAAAAAAACAGTTCTGCGCTTAATTCCTTCAGGAATTTTAAGAAAAAATGTACTGTGTTTAATTGGTAACGGAGTTGTGTTGTCTTTACCAGCGCTAGTAGAAGAAATTAAGGAGTTAGAAGATAGAGGAATTTCAGTAAAAAATCAACTTAAAATAAGCACATACTGTCACTTGTTGTTACCCTATCATGTTACGCTTGACAAGGCACGTGAACATGCATTAGGAAATAAAGCCATCGGGACAACTTGTCGAGGAATTGGACCCGCGTATGAGGACAAAATAGCGCGTCGAGGTATTCGAGCGATAGATTTACTATATCCCGATTCTCTTCTAGAAAAGATAAAAAAAACCACTGATTATTACAATTTTCAATTGCAATATTATGAAAAAAAACCCTTAAACTATATCATGATCTATAAACAGCTTATTAAAATAAGAAAAAAGATAAAATATCTAATTGGAAATGTCACCGCATTATTATTTAAATTACACCAAGAAAAAAAACACATTATCTTTGAAGGAGCACAAGGGACGCTTTTAGATGTCGATTTTGGCACTTATCCGTATGTAACTTCTTCAAACACCACAGCTGGTGCTGCTGCTACGGGCAGTGGTTTTGGTCCACTTTATTTTGATTTAATATTAGGAATTACTAAGTCTTACGTGACTCGAGTTGGCTCTGGACCTTTTCCAACAGAACTAAAAAATGCAGATGGAATAAAAATGGCAAAACGAGGAAACGAATTTGGTGCGGTAACTGGTCGCCCAAGACGTTGTGGCTGGTTTGATGTGATCATTGTACGACAATCTATTCAAGTAAACAGTCTAACATGTATCGTATTGACAAAATTGGATGTTTTAGACGAATTTGAAACTATTCGATTATGCATAGGTTATCGTTTCCACGGAGAAATACTGTATGAAGCAATACTCGATCAGTCTCTTTTAGAAAAATGTGAACCTATTTACGAAGAAATGTCTGGATGGAAAACATCTACTTATGGACTTACTGATTATGCAAAAATGCCTAAAGAAGCGCGTAATTATGTTACACGCATTGAATCATTACTCGGAATTCCTGTTGTTATGATTTCTACGGGGCCTGAACGTAAACATACTATTGTGCGAAAAAAAATCTTATAG
- a CDS encoding biotin--[acetyl-CoA-carboxylase] ligase, whose protein sequence is MEYTDSTNTYLKILPYTDRPVICIAEMQKKGRGQFFRTWHSPFGQNIYLSLRYLFKKNMRKLEGLSLVCGLAVCRTIEMICHLPSPIFIKWPNDIICEHKKLAGILIEIKPRITGLHSAIIGIGLNTNMTDDVKRKISQNWTSLINLTACYQNRNKLCSILIDNLIHYLEDFKQHHFGPFFQNLWKTKDYLFNKQLHLMQSRKRNFFGVGAGINDQGNLILKLSDGSKKTFSSGNINLINK, encoded by the coding sequence TTGGAATATACAGATTCTACAAATACTTACTTAAAAATACTACCCTATACAGATAGACCGGTAATTTGTATTGCAGAGATGCAAAAAAAGGGACGAGGCCAATTTTTTAGAACTTGGCATTCACCGTTTGGGCAAAATATCTATTTATCTCTACGGTATCTTTTTAAAAAAAATATGAGAAAATTAGAGGGATTAAGCTTGGTGTGTGGGCTTGCTGTGTGTCGCACTATTGAAATGATTTGTCATTTACCTTCTCCAATTTTTATTAAATGGCCTAACGACATTATATGTGAGCATAAAAAACTAGCTGGCATTTTAATTGAAATAAAACCTAGAATTACGGGATTACACTCTGCTATCATTGGTATCGGTCTCAATACAAATATGACAGACGATGTTAAGAGAAAAATTAGTCAGAATTGGACATCATTAATAAATCTTACTGCATGTTATCAAAATAGAAATAAGCTTTGTTCCATATTAATTGATAATCTAATACATTACTTAGAAGATTTTAAACAGCATCACTTCGGTCCTTTCTTTCAGAATCTTTGGAAAACAAAAGATTATCTCTTCAACAAACAACTACACCTTATGCAATCAAGAAAAAGAAATTTTTTTGGTGTCGGAGCAGGAATTAATGACCAAGGAAATTTAATACTAAAGTTATCTGATGGATCTAAAAAAACCTTTTCTTCTGGAAATATTAATCTAATAAATAAATGA
- the ung gene encoding uracil-DNA glycosylase yields the protein MTHMNEKITWKTVLSNEKKKSYFQLILDFVKKERKIGKIIYPSQRDIFNALKLTPYEAVKVVILGQDPYYKPHQAHGLAFSVRHGVIPPPSLQNIFKELYLDVKVPISTQGNLEKWAMQGVLLLNTILTVEAGKPQSHANIGWQRFTDRIIASLNSHPKRIVFILWGTYAQQKANLITNIHHKILKASHPSPLSANRGFFGCRHFSKTNTYLRTVKQLEINWAL from the coding sequence ATAACACATATGAACGAAAAAATTACTTGGAAAACTGTTCTGAGTAATGAGAAAAAAAAGTCTTATTTTCAATTGATCCTGGATTTTGTTAAAAAGGAACGTAAAATTGGAAAAATTATTTATCCTTCCCAAAGAGATATTTTTAATGCTTTAAAATTAACACCTTACGAAGCAGTAAAAGTGGTTATTTTGGGACAGGATCCTTATTATAAACCACATCAAGCGCATGGACTGGCTTTTTCCGTTCGTCATGGAGTGATTCCCCCGCCATCTCTTCAAAACATTTTTAAAGAATTATATTTAGACGTAAAAGTGCCTATTTCTACTCAAGGAAATCTAGAAAAATGGGCCATGCAAGGGGTATTGCTGTTAAATACAATTCTTACTGTTGAAGCGGGAAAACCTCAATCTCATGCTAACATTGGATGGCAGCGCTTTACTGATCGTATTATTGCTAGTTTAAATAGTCATCCTAAAAGGATAGTTTTTATATTATGGGGAACTTATGCACAACAAAAAGCTAATTTAATTACTAACATTCATCATAAAATTCTGAAAGCCTCGCATCCTTCTCCATTATCGGCGAATCGAGGTTTTTTTGGGTGTCGACATTTTTCTAAAACTAATACATACTTGCGTACAGTGAAACAATTAGAAATTAACTGGGCGCTATAA
- a CDS encoding bifunctional ADP-dependent NAD(P)H-hydrate dehydratase/NAD(P)H-hydrate epimerase, with protein sequence MIKLYNSRQIHALEKLAILSGINKYDLMLMAGKSAFETLTKRWPTIKEIIVCCGKGNNGGDGLVVACLAHQKGLNVTIYSLIRSTDYCGPAAQAAEDCTKEGLTIQHFPVPLYFNKGLIVDALLGRGLRGEIKSPYSEIITAINAAKQPVLSLDVPSGVNIDTGAVHSKAVKADVTITFIGLKQGLYTAQAPTYCGELEWNSSGLSNYLFSKIKTHNYLLNWSQVHCLFPPRRERDSHKGNYGHVLVIGGDYGMGGAVRMSAEAAARVGAGLVTVATRPEHIPIVSGSRPELMCYQVDKADDLDNLLKSSVTVIVIGPGLGKSVWAKSLLNKILCTKIPKVLDADSLNLLAENPTQREDWILTPHPGEASRLLHVPCQKIQSNRFKAIRQLTKNYSGVVVLKGAGTLIKGKKKRISICPSGNPGMSTGGMGDILSGVIGGLLAQKLNLTAAAQVGVFIHSLAADRAAKEGGERGLLATDLFPHLRSLMNSIAQ encoded by the coding sequence ATGATAAAGCTTTATAACAGTCGTCAAATTCACGCATTAGAAAAATTAGCAATTTTATCAGGTATAAATAAGTATGATCTTATGCTTATGGCTGGTAAATCTGCTTTCGAAACCTTAACAAAACGCTGGCCAACCATTAAAGAAATCATAGTTTGTTGCGGAAAAGGAAATAACGGCGGGGATGGATTAGTTGTTGCTTGTCTGGCACATCAAAAAGGTTTGAACGTTACTATTTATTCTCTGATTCGAAGTACTGATTATTGTGGTCCTGCAGCACAAGCAGCTGAAGATTGTACAAAGGAAGGTCTTACGATTCAGCATTTCCCAGTTCCACTTTACTTTAACAAAGGATTGATTGTAGATGCCCTCTTAGGAAGAGGCTTACGAGGCGAAATTAAATCACCTTACAGTGAAATTATTACAGCAATTAATGCAGCTAAACAACCAGTATTGTCCCTTGATGTTCCCTCAGGTGTTAATATCGATACTGGAGCAGTGCATTCAAAAGCTGTAAAAGCTGATGTAACAATTACTTTTATTGGATTAAAACAAGGATTATATACTGCTCAAGCTCCAACTTATTGTGGAGAACTTGAATGGAATTCGTCGGGACTTTCTAATTATTTATTTTCTAAAATAAAAACACATAATTACTTATTAAATTGGTCTCAAGTACATTGTCTATTTCCTCCAAGACGAGAACGTGATTCTCATAAAGGTAACTATGGACACGTGTTGGTAATTGGTGGTGACTATGGTATGGGAGGAGCCGTACGTATGTCAGCTGAAGCGGCCGCTCGGGTAGGAGCAGGTCTTGTAACTGTCGCAACTCGCCCTGAGCACATTCCTATTGTTAGTGGATCTCGTCCAGAATTAATGTGTTATCAGGTAGATAAAGCTGATGATTTAGATAACCTTCTTAAATCATCAGTTACAGTTATAGTAATTGGCCCAGGATTAGGAAAATCAGTTTGGGCAAAATCGTTATTAAATAAAATATTATGTACTAAAATTCCTAAAGTGCTTGATGCCGATAGTTTAAATTTATTAGCGGAAAATCCTACTCAACGAGAAGATTGGATATTGACACCTCATCCTGGTGAGGCGTCTCGGTTATTACATGTACCTTGTCAAAAAATTCAGAGTAATCGATTTAAAGCTATTCGACAATTGACCAAAAATTATTCAGGAGTAGTAGTGTTAAAAGGCGCTGGAACCTTAATTAAAGGAAAAAAGAAGAGAATCTCAATTTGTCCATCTGGAAATCCAGGTATGTCTACCGGAGGTATGGGCGATATTTTAAGTGGCGTTATTGGTGGTTTATTGGCACAAAAGTTAAATTTAACAGCCGCTGCACAGGTAGGGGTATTTATTCATTCATTAGCTGCGGATCGCGCCGCTAAAGAGGGAGGGGAAAGAGGGCTGTTAGCCACTGATTTATTTCCACATTTACGGTCTTTAATGAATTCTATTGCACAGTAA
- a CDS encoding 3-deoxy-7-phosphoheptulonate synthase, translating to MQKIDNLRIKTIRPVIIPALLIKELPLTDTIASKIHHARITTKRIIHGEDDRLLVVVGPCSINDPRAAMEYAFRLKDCISRYSIELFIIMRAYFEKPRTIIGWKGLINDPYLDSSFQINQGLRIARHLLLDINQLGVPTGSEFLDAIIPQYIADLITWSAIGARTTESQIHRELASGLSMPIGFKNGTTGNIQIAIDAVLAAHHPHHFLSISERGIVSIISTMGNQDSHVILRGSMRGTNYDALTIRTTIKKLQSVNLPPLLMIDCSHGNSRKDHRKQMQVIDSVCDQIHQGSFSIFGTMIESNLVEGKQTLKFGKLLKYGQSVTDACISWDTTETALSKLAKAVTVRRRQNEKRKGTKT from the coding sequence ATGCAAAAAATAGACAACTTAAGAATAAAGACCATACGACCTGTGATAATTCCAGCGCTTCTTATTAAAGAATTACCTTTAACAGACACAATTGCTTCTAAAATACATCACGCGCGAATAACCACAAAAAGAATTATTCATGGAGAAGACGATCGATTGTTAGTTGTAGTTGGCCCTTGTTCTATAAACGATCCTCGAGCTGCTATGGAATATGCTTTTCGACTTAAAGACTGTATTTCTCGATACTCAATTGAATTATTTATAATCATGCGAGCCTATTTTGAAAAACCTCGAACTATTATTGGATGGAAAGGATTAATAAACGATCCTTATCTAGATAGCAGTTTTCAAATTAATCAAGGGCTTCGAATTGCTAGACATTTGCTATTAGATATAAATCAATTGGGAGTACCTACTGGTAGTGAATTTTTAGATGCCATCATTCCACAATATATAGCTGATTTAATCACATGGTCGGCTATAGGAGCTAGAACTACTGAAAGCCAAATTCACAGAGAACTTGCTTCAGGACTTTCTATGCCTATTGGTTTTAAAAATGGGACAACAGGAAATATCCAAATCGCTATTGATGCTGTTCTCGCTGCTCACCATCCTCATCATTTTTTAAGTATATCTGAGCGAGGCATTGTTTCTATAATTAGCACTATGGGTAATCAAGATAGTCACGTTATTTTACGTGGTTCTATGCGAGGTACTAATTACGACGCTTTGACAATTAGGACAACTATAAAAAAATTGCAATCAGTAAATTTACCTCCTTTACTAATGATCGATTGTAGTCATGGTAATAGTAGAAAGGATCATAGAAAACAGATGCAAGTTATAGATTCAGTTTGTGATCAAATTCATCAAGGAAGTTTTTCAATTTTTGGGACTATGATTGAAAGTAATTTAGTCGAGGGTAAACAAACTCTAAAATTTGGTAAACTTCTAAAATATGGGCAAAGCGTCACTGATGCCTGTATTTCTTGGGATACTACAGAGACAGCGCTTAGCAAATTAGCTAAAGCTGTTACTGTTCGACGTAGACAGAATGAAAAAAGAAAGGGCACTAAGACTTAA
- a CDS encoding heme o synthase, translated as MGNYYTEKSSRLFKENHWKAYLRLCKPRIVLLIILTTAVGMCLVSPGIISWRLLLFGNLGIALAASSAAALNQILEHRIDSVMHRTNLRPIVREEISLRNAIIFSSILCILSVVILMSYTNVFATLLTLIILISYAGIYTLFLKHITSQNIVIGGLAGAAPPLLGGVVATGHINFFSVILSLIIFIWTPPHFWALAIHCINDYDKVNIPMLPNVHGIFYTKLNILIYTFLLSIISLLPFVVGMSGWIYFLSAFLLNIVFIYWAIRLYVSNNPKVPIRVFRYSILYLTLLFLVLFIDHYFIIFYYK; from the coding sequence ATGGGAAATTATTATACAGAAAAATCATCACGATTGTTTAAAGAAAATCATTGGAAAGCCTATCTGAGATTATGTAAGCCGCGTATCGTGTTGTTAATAATACTTACTACAGCAGTTGGTATGTGTCTCGTGAGCCCTGGTATTATATCTTGGCGTTTGCTATTGTTTGGTAATTTGGGTATTGCACTCGCCGCTTCTTCTGCAGCTGCACTGAATCAGATTTTAGAACATCGTATTGATAGCGTCATGCATCGCACAAACCTTCGTCCTATTGTAAGAGAAGAAATTAGTCTGCGGAATGCAATAATTTTTTCTAGTATTTTATGTATTCTATCCGTAGTAATTTTAATGAGTTATACTAATGTATTTGCGACCCTTTTAACTCTAATTATTCTTATTAGTTACGCAGGCATTTATACTCTCTTTTTAAAACACATCACCTCACAAAATATAGTAATTGGAGGTTTAGCAGGCGCTGCTCCTCCTTTATTAGGAGGAGTGGTTGCCACAGGGCATATCAATTTTTTTAGCGTAATTCTTTCGCTAATTATTTTTATTTGGACTCCTCCACACTTTTGGGCACTTGCTATTCATTGCATTAATGACTATGACAAAGTAAATATTCCTATGTTACCCAACGTTCATGGTATTTTTTATACTAAATTGAATATCTTAATTTACACATTTTTGCTTTCTATAATCAGTTTATTACCTTTTGTTGTTGGGATGTCTGGATGGATATATTTTCTTAGTGCTTTTCTTTTAAATATCGTTTTTATTTACTGGGCAATTCGTTTATACGTAAGTAATAACCCTAAGGTGCCTATTCGAGTTTTTCGCTACAGTATTTTGTATCTTACGCTTTTATTTTTAGTACTGTTTATTGATCATTATTTCATCATCTTTTATTATAAATGA
- the def gene encoding peptide deformylase → MLEILQYPDPRLKVIARQVEVFDNTVQKIIDAMFLTHYNTKNCAALAATQLDLERPNHITVIDFSPEKNQPLCLVNAKIIESSGKCTEEEGCMSVGGNIYEKITRSAKVKIRAQDRYGKLLEFKADGFMARCIQHELDHLNGIIFLDYLSLRQRNRINKRLIANNLLSKSRII, encoded by the coding sequence ATGCTTGAAATTTTACAATACCCAGATCCTCGATTAAAAGTAATAGCGAGACAGGTTGAAGTTTTTGACAATACAGTGCAAAAGATCATCGATGCAATGTTCTTAACACATTACAACACCAAGAACTGTGCGGCTCTAGCTGCTACACAACTAGATTTAGAAAGACCTAACCACATCACTGTTATTGATTTCTCTCCCGAGAAAAATCAACCCTTATGTCTTGTTAATGCAAAAATTATTGAGAGTTCGGGAAAGTGTACAGAAGAAGAAGGTTGTATGTCTGTAGGTGGAAATATTTATGAAAAAATTACTCGTTCCGCCAAGGTTAAAATACGCGCGCAAGATCGTTATGGCAAGCTATTAGAATTTAAAGCAGATGGATTTATGGCAAGATGTATTCAACATGAATTGGATCATTTAAATGGTATAATCTTCCTGGATTATCTGTCGTTACGTCAACGTAATCGAATCAATAAACGATTAATCGCAAATAATCTTTTATCAAAATCAAGAATCATCTGA
- a CDS encoding carboxyl transferase domain-containing protein, which produces MPTIISKIKTNSKVFKNNSDAMGIRIQKLQKILYEIRQGHLEKTGNCKKESESLLVYKHIDCLLDSGSPFLELSVLAGYTLHNNNVSAGSGVVSGVGLISGQECMILANDATVNNGVCNLIGVKKYLRAQTIAKENNLPCVYLMDAGGFYLFQRDTMFPDGDFGRIFYNQARLSVQNIPQIVVLMGKTSISVNTYISAMADEVIMVKNSKFGEWENVDDCLKIGDYLAQDNEQALSLVRDIVNNLNRKKSISLKIRTPEEPIYPVKELLGLINTNPTGKSYDVREIIARLVDGSSFEEFKAWYGNTLVCGFAHIHGYPIGIIANNGIVFSQSALKGAYFVELCNRRKIPLIFLQNIIDIVDEEHKNLETFKHNAKMMHAVSCTEVPKFTIIIGSSYGVGNYVMCGRAYNPRFLFMWPNASYIKVKNEKSQFRSDIQKKYKDQLSAFYSSMRLWDDGIIDPCETRRILGLCISVSLNVSIQKTSF; this is translated from the coding sequence ATGCCAACAATCATTTCAAAAATAAAAACTAACAGTAAGGTATTTAAAAATAACAGCGATGCCATGGGAATACGCATTCAAAAATTGCAAAAGATCTTATATGAAATTAGACAAGGACATTTAGAAAAAACCGGAAATTGTAAAAAGGAAAGTGAATCATTATTAGTATACAAACATATAGATTGCTTATTAGATTCAGGTTCACCTTTTCTAGAACTGTCTGTTCTTGCTGGTTATACACTTCATAACAATAATGTATCTGCAGGAAGTGGTGTTGTTAGTGGAGTTGGGTTGATTTCTGGACAAGAATGTATGATTTTAGCTAATGATGCTACTGTAAATAATGGTGTTTGTAATCTTATTGGTGTGAAAAAGTATTTACGAGCTCAAACTATTGCAAAGGAAAATAATCTTCCGTGTGTATATCTTATGGATGCTGGTGGGTTTTATCTATTTCAACGAGATACAATGTTTCCCGATGGAGATTTTGGTCGTATTTTTTATAACCAGGCGCGTTTATCTGTTCAAAATATTCCACAAATAGTTGTCCTCATGGGAAAAACTAGCATCTCTGTAAACACTTATATTTCTGCAATGGCAGATGAAGTAATTATGGTAAAGAATTCAAAATTTGGAGAATGGGAAAACGTTGATGATTGTCTTAAAATAGGTGACTATTTAGCCCAAGATAATGAGCAAGCACTGTCGTTAGTGCGAGATATTGTAAATAATCTAAATCGTAAAAAAAGTATTTCTCTTAAAATTCGTACTCCTGAAGAGCCTATTTATCCTGTAAAAGAACTATTAGGTCTAATTAATACAAATCCTACTGGCAAATCTTACGACGTTCGCGAAATTATCGCTCGATTAGTCGATGGATCCTCTTTTGAAGAATTTAAAGCGTGGTACGGGAATACATTGGTTTGTGGTTTTGCGCATATCCACGGTTATCCAATAGGAATTATTGCAAATAATGGTATTGTTTTTTCTCAATCCGCACTTAAAGGCGCGTATTTCGTTGAACTGTGCAATAGACGTAAAATTCCTCTAATTTTTTTACAAAATATCATTGATATAGTGGACGAAGAACATAAAAATTTAGAGACCTTTAAACATAATGCCAAGATGATGCATGCCGTTTCGTGCACAGAGGTTCCAAAATTTACCATTATTATTGGAAGCAGTTATGGCGTAGGAAATTATGTCATGTGTGGTCGTGCTTACAATCCACGGTTTTTATTTATGTGGCCTAATGCGTCATATATAAAAGTTAAAAATGAAAAATCTCAATTTAGGTCCGATATTCAAAAAAAATACAAAGACCAGCTTAGTGCTTTCTATTCTAGTATGCGACTATGGGACGACGGTATAATCGATCCTTGTGAAACTCGTCGTATTTTAGGTCTTTGTATTTCTGTGAGCCTTAATGTGTCTATTCAAAAAACCTCATTTTAG
- the pyrD gene encoding dihydroorotate dehydrogenase (quinone), producing the protein MIYKFFRLLSSPFDPEKIHCLFLNTLKAFYRPLIIKKYLEYFPKKPVSILGLRFTNPIGLAAGLDKNGNYIDVLLGLGFGFVEIGSITPKPQPGNQKPRLFYLCKDQALINHLGFNNLGVDYCVEQLKKRKMHHGIVGVNIGKNVTTSLKNAYKDYQYCFEKVYRYSDYITINISSPNTPNLRELQSGQYFSKLVNQLKEKQYQLENQYQRHVPLLFKISPDLTQKQLQVVASLSLEYHIEGLIATNTTNRFQGITEKFKKDGGGISGKPLFSKALFAVQQLRMLVKDTVPIIGVGGISSPKDAIAFLKAGACLIQIYTGLVYKGPSLIKSIVHSLEE; encoded by the coding sequence ATGATTTATAAATTTTTCCGCCTTTTATCTTCTCCATTTGATCCAGAGAAAATACATTGTTTGTTTTTGAATACTTTAAAGGCGTTTTATCGCCCTTTAATAATTAAAAAATATCTAGAGTATTTTCCAAAGAAACCTGTATCAATACTTGGATTACGTTTTACAAATCCAATAGGGCTTGCAGCAGGTTTAGATAAAAATGGTAATTATATCGATGTATTACTTGGGCTTGGATTTGGTTTTGTGGAAATAGGCTCTATTACTCCTAAACCTCAGCCTGGTAACCAAAAACCGCGTTTATTTTACTTATGTAAAGATCAAGCATTAATTAATCACTTGGGATTCAATAATTTGGGTGTAGACTATTGCGTAGAGCAACTTAAAAAGAGGAAAATGCATCACGGTATTGTGGGAGTTAATATCGGAAAAAATGTAACTACTTCGTTAAAAAACGCCTACAAAGATTATCAATATTGTTTTGAAAAAGTCTATCGCTATTCTGATTATATCACGATAAATATATCTTCTCCCAATACCCCTAACTTGCGAGAACTACAATCCGGTCAATATTTTTCAAAATTAGTCAACCAACTGAAAGAGAAACAATATCAATTAGAAAATCAATATCAGCGACATGTTCCTTTACTTTTTAAAATATCTCCAGATTTAACTCAAAAACAGTTGCAAGTCGTTGCATCGTTATCTTTGGAATATCACATAGAAGGTTTAATTGCTACAAATACAACCAACAGATTCCAAGGAATAACGGAGAAATTTAAAAAAGATGGCGGTGGTATTAGTGGAAAACCACTTTTTTCTAAAGCACTATTTGCCGTTCAACAACTTCGTATGTTAGTAAAAGATACTGTTCCCATTATCGGCGTTGGGGGAATCTCTTCTCCTAAAGACGCCATCGCTTTTTTGAAAGCAGGAGCCTGTTTAATACAAATTTATACAGGTCTAGTTTACAAAGGTCCTAGTTTGATTAAGTCAATAGTTCATTCGTTAGAAGAATGA
- the rlmB gene encoding 23S rRNA (guanosine(2251)-2'-O)-methyltransferase RlmB, translating to MIVKCANIKNQLTCNINRNFLWSSYRVHFFKRIGLYHFILYIQKTKRSQILIKEVKKSNVDIEYSRRTLNTLSVKHQKSVITKCKKNLKSFDEHTLQNIIKNRENPILLLILDEVKDPHNLGACFRSAEALGAQAIIVPKDRAVGITPTVRKVACGAVETLPFIRLTNLSRAIRWLQAEGVWIVGTTTDANSCIQDIDLTGDIAIIIGSEDKGIRCLTKKLCDFIAQIPLRGNMESLNVSVACGICLYEVERQRMLSSS from the coding sequence TTGATTGTAAAATGCGCTAACATTAAAAACCAATTAACATGTAATATAAATAGAAATTTTCTATGGAGTTCATATCGTGTACATTTTTTTAAAAGAATTGGTTTGTACCATTTTATTTTGTATATACAAAAAACCAAGCGGTCGCAAATCTTGATCAAGGAAGTAAAAAAATCAAATGTGGATATTGAATACTCGCGTCGGACATTGAATACTTTATCTGTGAAACATCAGAAATCAGTAATTACTAAGTGTAAAAAAAATTTAAAAAGTTTTGATGAACATACGTTGCAGAACATAATAAAAAATCGCGAAAATCCAATATTGTTATTAATTCTTGACGAAGTAAAAGATCCTCACAACTTGGGCGCTTGTTTTCGAAGCGCGGAAGCACTAGGCGCGCAAGCTATTATCGTACCTAAAGATCGAGCGGTTGGAATAACTCCCACTGTTCGAAAAGTGGCGTGTGGTGCAGTTGAAACATTGCCGTTTATTCGGCTAACAAATTTATCGCGCGCTATTCGTTGGCTACAAGCAGAAGGAGTATGGATCGTCGGCACTACGACTGACGCAAATTCTTGTATTCAAGATATTGATTTAACAGGAGACATAGCTATTATCATAGGTAGCGAGGACAAAGGGATACGTTGTCTAACCAAAAAACTCTGTGATTTTATAGCACAAATACCCCTTCGGGGTAATATGGAAAGTTTAAATGTTTCTGTAGCGTGCGGCATCTGTCTATACGAAGTTGAACGACAACGAATGTTATCATCTTCTTAA